A single genomic interval of Nostoc commune NIES-4072 harbors:
- a CDS encoding glycosyltransferase family 4 protein encodes MKNPALKKHYIFFIGEELPQPEAHLVQSTNAANGAANLGYSTVLVYPEKGAKAINPANLARPFQPRKTPTELIKYYNLHDKLKVAPLPMPWPIDHFRSKFTDSNTIASKYYLPFHILPTTKIVHSRNWNFVKAAIKNGVPAIYEHHHHEDKPFEPEIVKNPLLQIAVTVVDTIRESMIKNGMPPEKLITVHNGFNRLFMERQPEKAAEWRQKLLQDESQKLVVYAGALQQFKGIDVLIDAAQEMPNVQFACAGGKPKDIEYYQQLVKDKQVHNIKFLGYILHNDLASLLQAADVLAHPHCSGKAATFTSPLKLFDYFASGTPIVATEIPSLVEFQDTQAIAAWCEPDNPSKFAECLKRVLETHPRKIEGYPDSINFVKQFSWENRAAKILSYVDESLLPQLVR; translated from the coding sequence ATGAAAAATCCTGCTTTAAAAAAACACTATATTTTTTTTATTGGTGAAGAGTTGCCGCAGCCAGAGGCTCACCTAGTGCAGTCTACAAATGCAGCCAACGGCGCTGCCAACTTGGGATACTCAACAGTTTTGGTATATCCTGAAAAAGGAGCAAAAGCTATTAATCCGGCTAATTTAGCCCGTCCTTTTCAACCGAGAAAAACACCAACAGAACTGATCAAATATTATAACCTCCATGACAAGTTAAAAGTTGCTCCTTTACCTATGCCTTGGCCAATTGACCATTTTCGGAGCAAATTTACTGACTCTAACACCATTGCCAGCAAGTATTATTTACCATTTCACATACTTCCAACTACTAAAATTGTCCACAGTCGCAACTGGAATTTTGTCAAAGCTGCCATCAAAAATGGCGTTCCAGCAATTTATGAACACCACCACCACGAAGACAAACCATTTGAGCCAGAAATTGTTAAAAATCCGCTATTGCAAATTGCTGTCACCGTTGTAGACACCATCCGCGAAAGCATGATTAAAAATGGGATGCCACCAGAAAAACTGATTACAGTGCACAATGGTTTTAATCGCTTATTTATGGAGAGACAACCCGAAAAAGCAGCCGAATGGCGTCAAAAACTATTGCAAGATGAAAGCCAAAAATTGGTAGTTTATGCGGGAGCTTTACAGCAATTCAAAGGTATTGATGTATTAATTGATGCAGCTCAAGAAATGCCTAATGTGCAATTTGCTTGTGCAGGTGGTAAGCCAAAAGATATCGAATATTATCAGCAATTGGTAAAAGACAAACAAGTTCATAATATTAAATTTTTGGGCTATATATTACATAATGATTTAGCCTCTTTGCTACAAGCAGCCGATGTTTTAGCTCACCCTCATTGTTCAGGAAAAGCGGCAACTTTCACATCTCCCTTAAAGCTGTTTGATTACTTCGCCTCTGGGACTCCCATTGTAGCAACAGAAATCCCTTCATTAGTTGAGTTTCAAGATACTCAAGCGATCGCTGCTTGGTGTGAGCCAGATAATCCCAGCAAATTTGCCGAATGTCTAAAGCGGGTTTTAGAAACTCATCCCAGAAAAATAGAAGGTTATCCAGATAGTATCAATTTTGTTAAGCAGTTCTCTTGGGAAAATAGAGCGGCAAAAATCCTGAGTTATGTTGATGAATCTCTGTTACCCCAACTTGTTAGATAA
- a CDS encoding ABC1 kinase family protein, with protein MGQYQPALLKLYNPEAIARYYSYRPWLAWGRLLRIIFSFAGFILSLKWDEWQDKVEQNKGKRAIQLRELLTRLGPTFIKVGQALSTRPDLIRKDFLEELIKLQDQLPPFDNAIAYKIIETELDRPIDECFSELSPSPVAAASLGQVYRGRLISGEEVAVKVQRPNLRPTLTRDLYLLRWGASWVAPWLPLNLGHDLTLIVDEFGTKLFEEIDYINEGRNAEKFASNFRNDPQVKVPGIYWRYTNTHVLTLEWIDGFKLTDTKRIKEAGLDPEAIIQIGVTSGLQQLLEHGFFHADPHPGNLFAVPDGRMAYIDFGMMDQLEETTKETLVDALVHLVNKDYTDLAEDFVKLGFLTPDTNICPIVPALEAVLGNAIGKNVKDFNFKTITDEFSELMYEYPFRVPAKFALIIRSLVTQEGIALSLNPNFKIVEVGYPYIARRLLTGESPALRRRLLNVLFKDGKFQWQRLENLIAIARTDSSFDVLPTAQMGFQYLMSEEGKFLRRQLVLALTEDDRLHTEDVQRLWNLIKDDLKPDRLLNVAIGILTDLSREGAAAILPKTTFLTPFAGNQSTNKN; from the coding sequence GTGGGTCAGTATCAACCTGCTCTGCTAAAACTCTATAATCCAGAGGCGATCGCTCGCTACTATAGTTACCGTCCCTGGCTAGCGTGGGGGCGACTCCTGAGAATTATCTTCTCTTTTGCAGGATTTATACTCAGTCTCAAATGGGACGAATGGCAAGATAAAGTTGAGCAGAACAAGGGTAAACGAGCAATCCAGTTGCGAGAACTGCTCACCCGCCTCGGCCCGACTTTTATTAAAGTTGGTCAAGCCCTCTCTACCAGACCTGACCTAATACGTAAGGACTTTCTAGAAGAACTGATCAAGTTACAAGATCAGTTACCACCTTTCGATAATGCGATCGCTTACAAAATTATCGAAACTGAACTAGACCGTCCCATTGATGAATGCTTTAGCGAACTGTCGCCTAGCCCAGTAGCAGCAGCTAGCTTGGGTCAAGTATATCGTGGTCGTCTAATTAGTGGCGAAGAAGTTGCAGTCAAGGTACAACGCCCCAACTTACGCCCAACTCTCACCCGTGACCTCTATTTATTGCGCTGGGGGGCGAGTTGGGTAGCTCCTTGGTTACCCCTCAATCTCGGTCACGACCTAACTTTAATCGTGGACGAGTTCGGCACAAAGTTATTTGAAGAAATCGACTATATAAATGAAGGGCGCAACGCCGAAAAATTTGCTAGCAACTTCCGCAACGACCCCCAAGTTAAAGTTCCAGGAATTTATTGGCGTTATACTAATACCCACGTTTTAACCCTGGAATGGATTGATGGCTTCAAGTTGACAGATACTAAACGCATCAAGGAAGCAGGTTTAGATCCAGAAGCAATCATCCAAATTGGCGTGACTTCAGGATTGCAACAGCTTTTAGAACACGGCTTCTTTCATGCTGACCCTCATCCCGGTAATTTATTTGCTGTACCCGATGGTCGGATGGCTTATATTGACTTCGGTATGATGGATCAGTTGGAGGAAACCACCAAAGAAACACTAGTGGATGCACTGGTGCATTTGGTGAATAAAGACTACACCGACTTAGCCGAAGATTTTGTCAAATTAGGATTTCTGACTCCAGATACAAATATTTGTCCGATTGTGCCAGCATTAGAAGCGGTGCTAGGAAACGCCATAGGCAAAAATGTCAAGGATTTTAACTTCAAAACTATTACCGATGAATTCTCGGAACTGATGTATGAATATCCTTTCCGAGTTCCGGCGAAGTTTGCTTTAATTATTCGTTCCTTGGTGACTCAAGAAGGTATTGCCCTTAGCCTCAACCCGAATTTCAAAATTGTTGAGGTGGGTTATCCCTATATAGCACGACGCTTGCTGACAGGGGAATCGCCCGCATTACGGCGACGATTGTTGAATGTATTATTCAAAGATGGTAAATTTCAGTGGCAGCGATTAGAGAATTTGATTGCGATCGCTCGTACCGATAGCAGCTTTGATGTATTGCCTACAGCCCAGATGGGATTCCAATATTTAATGTCGGAAGAAGGCAAGTTTCTGCGGCGACAATTGGTGCTTGCTCTCACCGAAGATGACCGCTTGCACACCGAAGATGTCCAACGCCTGTGGAACCTAATTAAAGATGACTTAAAACCGGATCGTTTATTAAATGTAGCGATCGGCATTTTAACAGACTTATCCAGGGAAGGCGCAGCTGCTATCCTGCCAAAAACTACATTCCTTACGCCTTTCGCTGGGAACCAGTCAACAAACAAAAACTAA
- a CDS encoding glycosyltransferase family 10 domain-containing protein → MTITTVGMISSYRGLETRADWLWQQSPNQFGVWGNIQMQALAAKPDFLLMYQFDFPQAAPQTSWFDNFRKRQQKSVVNVDSLLRDVSKERIIYLLREPPLDEIIEITNHNYQQAQKYCGYVSGPDDFAPTPDYMPAIWYHSNSFQDLNEMPPPQKVAPCSWITSGISRTVNHRQRLDFLQSLQSSGIKFDLYGRNLPQWAKKSGELGNKWYGMAPYYYNLAIENYADNNWYVSEKLWDSLLAWCLPIYYGGSAADKLLPPGSFLRLPSLDEKGIAYIQEMTATPDAWYAAKDAIAEARQIILHKLNLLNWLSNFVDQHS, encoded by the coding sequence ATGACTATTACAACTGTAGGCATGATTAGCAGCTATCGAGGTTTAGAAACTAGAGCCGATTGGCTGTGGCAACAATCTCCAAATCAATTTGGAGTTTGGGGCAATATCCAAATGCAAGCATTGGCAGCCAAACCAGATTTTCTGCTGATGTATCAATTTGATTTTCCCCAAGCAGCGCCACAAACATCTTGGTTTGATAATTTTCGTAAACGGCAGCAAAAATCAGTAGTAAATGTTGATTCTCTACTGCGTGATGTGAGTAAAGAACGGATTATTTATTTACTAAGAGAACCGCCTTTAGATGAAATTATAGAAATCACTAATCATAATTACCAACAAGCCCAAAAGTATTGTGGGTACGTTTCTGGCCCAGATGATTTTGCCCCTACTCCTGACTATATGCCTGCTATTTGGTATCACTCAAATTCATTTCAAGATTTAAATGAAATGCCACCTCCCCAAAAGGTTGCTCCATGTAGTTGGATTACTTCAGGAATTAGCCGCACTGTCAACCATCGTCAGCGTTTAGATTTTTTGCAGTCTCTACAATCTAGTGGTATTAAGTTTGATTTGTATGGGCGTAACTTACCACAATGGGCGAAAAAGTCAGGAGAACTGGGTAATAAGTGGTATGGCATGGCACCATACTATTACAATCTAGCAATTGAAAATTATGCTGATAATAATTGGTATGTAAGTGAGAAACTTTGGGATAGTTTACTTGCCTGGTGTCTACCAATTTACTATGGCGGCTCGGCTGCTGATAAATTATTGCCACCGGGTAGTTTCTTGCGATTACCCAGTTTAGATGAAAAAGGCATTGCCTACATTCAAGAAATGACAGCTACACCTGATGCTTGGTATGCTGCCAAAGATGCGATCGCAGAAGCACGTCAAATCATCTTACATAAATTAAATCTGCTTAACTGGTTGTCAAACTTTGTTGATCAACACTCATAA
- a CDS encoding M1 family metallopeptidase, with protein sequence MSKSYFDTDNNVHKPFELPGARPHYNPDRPGQVEHIFLDLSLDIPKLSYQGTCSIRLLPIRNGIDRLTLDAVNLNIESVQVDEVPQNFDYDGEQLSIQLAEVTQIGKRLLIAIAYSVAKPQRGLYFIQPDKHYPNKPTQVWTQGEDEDSRFWFPCFDYPGQLSTSEIRVRVPNPLVAISNGELINTTEDGDYKIYHWSQQQVHPTYLMTLAVGDFAEIQDEWNSKAVTYYVEKGREEDAKRSMGKTPRMIEFLSQKYGYPYPFPKYAQVCVDDFIFGGMENTSTTLLTDRCLLDERAALDNRNTESLVVHELAHQWFGDLVVIKHWSHAWIKEGMASYSEVMWTEQEYSLEEAAYYRLLEARRYLSEDSSRYRRPMVTHVYREAIELYDRHIYEKGSCVYHMIRAQLGDELFWQAIQTFVQDNAHKTVETVDLLRAIEKATGHNLLFLFDQYVFRGGHPDFKVAYSWDGDAKLAKITVTQTQAAEGQNGSKDLFDLKIPIGFGNTQQGEVRSEELGVKNNSKLQTHNSQLKTFVVRVNEREQSFYFPLENKPQFISFDVGNNYLKTVALEYPISELKAQLEFDPDPISRIYAAAALTKKGGLEATIALSTSLKNDPLWGVRVEAAKQLAQINLDQAFDGLVVGLKDKNAYVRRAVVEALAQIKTAESYKAVRGLVQKGDPSYYVEAAASRVIGAIASANLEEKPKEDKVLKLLKSVLEEKAGWNEVVRSGAVAGLAEFKTSEAALNLLIEYTKLGVPQPLRLATIRALGKISVGQSPVNLERILEKLTELAKETFFLTQVAVAAALGQMETPKAVGILRSLVEQTADGRVRRYAEEEISKVQKNIGSEKTLRQLREDFDQLKQQNQELRSRLENLEAKSK encoded by the coding sequence ATGTCGAAGTCTTATTTTGATACAGATAATAACGTACACAAACCTTTTGAGTTACCGGGAGCAAGACCACACTACAACCCCGATCGCCCCGGACAGGTAGAGCATATTTTTCTCGATCTTAGCTTGGATATCCCAAAGCTTTCCTATCAGGGCACTTGTAGCATTCGTCTCTTACCAATTCGTAATGGCATTGACCGTTTGACTTTGGATGCTGTCAACCTAAATATCGAGTCTGTGCAAGTGGACGAGGTGCCACAAAATTTTGACTACGACGGGGAACAGCTTTCCATCCAACTTGCTGAAGTGACCCAAATTGGTAAACGCTTGCTGATTGCGATCGCCTATTCAGTGGCAAAACCGCAACGCGGTCTTTACTTTATTCAACCAGACAAGCACTACCCAAACAAGCCAACTCAAGTTTGGACTCAAGGAGAAGACGAAGACTCTCGCTTTTGGTTCCCCTGCTTTGACTACCCAGGACAATTGTCTACTTCAGAAATTCGGGTTCGTGTCCCCAACCCTCTGGTGGCAATTTCCAACGGCGAATTGATTAATACCACAGAAGATGGTGATTACAAAATCTACCATTGGTCACAGCAACAAGTTCATCCCACCTACTTGATGACTTTAGCAGTAGGTGACTTTGCCGAAATTCAGGATGAGTGGAATAGTAAAGCAGTTACCTACTACGTAGAAAAGGGACGGGAGGAAGATGCTAAACGTAGCATGGGCAAAACTCCCCGCATGATTGAATTTTTGAGCCAAAAGTATGGATATCCATACCCTTTTCCGAAATACGCCCAGGTTTGCGTCGATGACTTCATCTTTGGCGGGATGGAAAATACTTCCACAACACTGTTAACAGATAGATGCTTGCTAGATGAACGCGCTGCTTTAGATAACCGCAATACTGAAAGTTTAGTCGTCCACGAACTCGCGCACCAGTGGTTTGGTGATTTGGTGGTGATTAAGCATTGGTCTCATGCTTGGATTAAGGAAGGCATGGCTTCCTATTCTGAGGTGATGTGGACAGAACAGGAATATAGTCTCGAAGAAGCAGCTTACTATCGTTTATTAGAAGCTCGTCGTTACTTAAGTGAAGATAGCAGTCGCTATCGTCGCCCAATGGTAACACATGTTTACCGGGAAGCTATTGAGCTTTACGATCGCCACATTTACGAAAAAGGATCTTGTGTTTATCACATGATTCGGGCCCAATTAGGAGATGAGTTGTTTTGGCAGGCTATCCAAACATTTGTTCAAGATAATGCCCACAAAACTGTAGAAACAGTAGACTTACTCAGGGCGATTGAAAAGGCTACCGGACATAATCTTTTATTCCTCTTTGACCAATATGTTTTTCGTGGTGGTCATCCTGATTTTAAAGTCGCTTACTCTTGGGATGGGGATGCTAAATTAGCAAAAATTACGGTAACTCAAACCCAAGCTGCTGAAGGTCAAAATGGCAGTAAGGATTTGTTTGATTTAAAAATACCTATTGGTTTTGGCAATACCCAACAAGGAGAAGTTAGGAGTGAGGAGTTAGGAGTTAAAAATAATTCCAAACTTCAAACTCATAACTCACAACTAAAAACTTTTGTAGTGCGGGTAAATGAGCGTGAACAAAGCTTCTACTTTCCCCTAGAAAATAAGCCTCAATTTATTAGCTTTGATGTTGGAAATAATTATTTGAAAACAGTAGCATTAGAGTATCCAATATCAGAGTTAAAAGCACAGTTAGAATTTGATCCCGACCCGATTTCACGTATTTATGCAGCAGCAGCTTTGACGAAAAAAGGTGGATTAGAAGCTACTATTGCACTATCTACATCGCTGAAAAATGACCCATTGTGGGGTGTGCGTGTGGAAGCGGCGAAACAACTAGCGCAAATTAATTTAGACCAAGCCTTTGATGGCTTAGTTGTTGGGTTAAAAGATAAAAATGCTTACGTGCGACGAGCTGTAGTGGAAGCACTTGCTCAAATCAAAACTGCTGAAAGCTATAAAGCTGTGAGAGGGTTAGTACAAAAGGGCGATCCTAGCTATTATGTGGAAGCAGCAGCTTCTCGTGTGATCGGGGCGATCGCTTCTGCAAACTTGGAAGAAAAGCCCAAGGAAGATAAAGTATTAAAGCTGCTGAAATCCGTTTTAGAAGAAAAGGCGGGTTGGAATGAAGTCGTGCGGAGTGGTGCAGTTGCGGGTTTAGCTGAATTCAAAACTTCGGAAGCAGCTTTAAATTTGCTAATCGAATACACCAAACTCGGTGTACCACAACCCTTACGTTTAGCCACAATTCGCGCTTTAGGAAAGATTTCTGTAGGTCAAAGTCCGGTTAATTTAGAGCGTATTTTAGAAAAATTAACAGAACTAGCGAAAGAAACCTTCTTTTTAACGCAAGTGGCGGTAGCAGCAGCATTAGGACAAATGGAAACACCCAAAGCAGTGGGGATTTTGCGATCGCTAGTTGAACAAACAGCCGATGGGCGTGTACGTCGCTATGCTGAAGAAGAAATTTCTAAGGTGCAAAAGAATATTGGTTCAGAAAAAACCCTGCGTCAATTGCGTGAAGATTTTGACCAACTCAAACAACAAAATCAGGAATTGAGAAGCCGTTTAGAAAACTTGGAGGCAAAATCTAAATAG
- a CDS encoding Npun_R2821/Npun_R2822 family protein — MTRGIYIVANDRVIDNAIALLNSIRYYDPEVTVYLIPFNENYHKVAEQLATLHKVQIFPDLELIEKFTKRIGEIFDRDFLALPNKMRKLVAWFGPLDEFIYIDTDIVVFEKIVDNLDKLSEIDFFCCDYHHANDKLRNIFSSFVKEQQIFSDAQLEDVFNSGFWASRKGTITEQQMDEALRECAAHREYFDFSEGVTDQPILNYLVLKLIAKRGNLVKIPGGGPGSWAGSQNFQQQDYALYDRGQRLKYLHWAGTRMKIGSPYWQLWEHYRYLHEGKFAFIPKLTRRLFPFVTART; from the coding sequence ATGACTAGGGGCATTTATATTGTTGCCAATGACCGGGTTATTGATAATGCGATCGCTTTACTCAATAGCATTCGTTACTATGACCCAGAAGTTACCGTTTATCTCATACCTTTTAATGAAAATTATCATAAGGTAGCAGAGCAGCTTGCTACCTTACATAAAGTGCAAATTTTTCCAGATTTAGAACTGATTGAGAAATTTACCAAACGCATCGGAGAAATTTTTGATCGGGATTTTCTTGCCTTACCCAACAAAATGCGTAAACTGGTGGCGTGGTTTGGCCCTTTAGATGAATTTATTTATATTGATACTGATATTGTCGTTTTTGAAAAAATTGTTGACAATTTAGACAAACTTTCAGAAATTGATTTCTTCTGTTGTGATTACCATCATGCCAATGACAAGCTGCGAAATATCTTTTCCTCATTTGTGAAAGAGCAGCAAATTTTTTCAGATGCTCAACTTGAAGACGTTTTCAATAGCGGTTTTTGGGCTTCCAGAAAAGGAACTATTACCGAACAACAGATGGATGAAGCTTTGCGCGAATGTGCTGCACATCGAGAATATTTCGATTTTTCTGAAGGAGTTACAGACCAACCTATTTTAAATTATCTTGTTCTTAAACTAATTGCCAAACGCGGTAATCTTGTCAAAATTCCTGGGGGAGGGCCTGGTAGTTGGGCTGGTTCGCAAAATTTCCAACAGCAAGACTACGCCCTCTATGACCGAGGACAAAGACTAAAATACCTGCACTGGGCTGGTACGCGGATGAAAATTGGTAGTCCATATTGGCAATTGTGGGAACATTATCGCTATCTTCATGAGGGTAAATTTGCCTTCATCCCCAAACTGACTCGCCGTTTATTTCCCTTTGTTACCGCCCGTACTTAA
- a CDS encoding Npun_R2821/Npun_R2822 family protein, translated as MSIPMIDGIYILANDVVYDQLVALLNSIEANAGRKIPICILPYNQRLDKVKAEIASRDNISLFEDSDSIAYWDNFATQIWKNYPRAQKTWREWGFPELYELPMHRKFCAIDGPFDRFIYFDADTLLMGPVDYVYEKLDNYDWVVNDFQYKSDLKFIFDGSPEQMQQVFNSDDLQSKVFCAGWFATKKNIFSPAIRTDLIKNLTSGEADVMAFLAPDQSLFNYMVLRSGISYYNFAFHDYEQSTGNHWSSQFDVVDNILYDQGRRLTYLHYMSISSSKFTQLCGGEDVNIPYRDVFLHYRYLKSPEQRVKSFKRQSPLVRLQKTTTSFFNQKINNIKLNYRNFKDRITK; from the coding sequence ATGAGTATTCCAATGATTGATGGCATTTACATCTTAGCCAATGATGTTGTCTATGACCAATTAGTTGCATTGCTCAACAGTATAGAAGCTAATGCTGGTAGAAAAATTCCTATTTGTATACTTCCATATAATCAGCGATTAGATAAGGTAAAGGCAGAGATTGCGTCTAGAGATAATATCAGCTTATTTGAAGACTCTGATTCTATAGCTTATTGGGATAATTTTGCCACTCAGATATGGAAAAATTACCCAAGAGCACAAAAAACTTGGCGAGAGTGGGGCTTTCCAGAACTTTATGAGCTACCAATGCACCGCAAATTTTGTGCTATCGATGGCCCATTTGATAGATTTATTTATTTTGATGCAGATACTTTGTTAATGGGGCCTGTAGATTATGTGTATGAAAAATTAGATAACTACGATTGGGTAGTCAATGATTTTCAATATAAATCTGACTTAAAATTTATTTTTGATGGCTCACCAGAGCAGATGCAGCAAGTTTTCAACTCAGATGATTTACAATCTAAAGTATTTTGTGCTGGTTGGTTTGCAACTAAGAAAAATATTTTTTCTCCAGCAATAAGAACCGACTTAATCAAGAACTTAACATCAGGTGAGGCAGATGTCATGGCCTTTTTAGCGCCTGACCAATCTTTATTTAATTACATGGTGTTGAGAAGTGGAATTTCCTATTATAATTTTGCTTTTCATGACTACGAACAGTCAACTGGTAATCACTGGAGTTCTCAATTTGATGTAGTAGATAATATCCTTTACGACCAAGGACGGCGGCTGACATATCTGCACTATATGAGTATAAGTTCATCAAAATTTACTCAACTTTGCGGCGGTGAAGATGTTAATATTCCATATCGAGATGTGTTTTTGCATTATAGATATTTAAAGTCGCCAGAACAAAGGGTTAAAAGCTTTAAGCGTCAGAGTCCACTAGTACGCCTACAAAAGACTACTACAAGTTTTTTCAATCAAAAAATCAACAATATTAAGCTGAACTATCGTAACTTCAAGGATAGAATTACTAAATAA
- a CDS encoding Npun_R2821/Npun_R2822 family protein, whose protein sequence is MNGICTLGNDYVFDQLVALLNSIDVILGPETPVCIYPFDDQTQRIANEIAKRPNVFLYDNQESINRWDQFMLSAAPERLNRSKFRLYGAHRRFCAFDGPFDKFIYLDADTLVMNSLAAVFEKLDNYDFVVYDFQFKDVSKVYNVNSPKLLKVFEQKRIDSEIFCSGFYGSKRGIFNSEQRDLLISHLQNGEAEILYEGAGEQPLINYMVMRSNLSIYNFAQQLPDNQKTGCSATSKHFEEREYILYDKGNRLTYIHYIGVPPNINQAVCAGENIEFPYRDLFLYYRYLHEPEKRPVFTNPPKNYNDAPTPNLLTRALRKLRLINQG, encoded by the coding sequence ATGAATGGTATTTGTACCCTTGGCAATGATTATGTTTTCGATCAACTGGTGGCTCTGCTCAACAGTATTGATGTGATCTTGGGGCCGGAAACGCCTGTTTGTATCTATCCTTTCGATGATCAGACACAGCGAATCGCTAATGAAATAGCTAAACGACCTAATGTATTTCTTTACGATAATCAAGAATCAATTAATCGTTGGGATCAATTTATGCTCTCAGCAGCACCAGAACGATTGAATCGCAGTAAATTCCGTTTGTATGGCGCTCACCGTCGTTTTTGTGCTTTTGATGGGCCATTTGATAAGTTTATCTATTTAGATGCAGACACTTTGGTGATGAACTCTCTAGCGGCAGTGTTTGAAAAGTTAGATAATTATGATTTTGTTGTCTACGATTTTCAATTTAAAGATGTTAGTAAAGTATACAATGTTAATTCTCCCAAATTACTAAAAGTTTTTGAGCAAAAGCGCATTGATTCTGAAATATTTTGCTCAGGCTTTTATGGCTCAAAGCGGGGCATATTTAACTCAGAACAAAGAGATTTGCTGATATCCCATTTACAAAATGGGGAAGCGGAAATTTTGTATGAAGGGGCTGGTGAACAACCACTAATAAACTATATGGTAATGAGGTCTAATCTTTCTATTTATAACTTTGCTCAACAATTACCAGATAATCAAAAAACTGGATGTTCTGCCACATCTAAGCACTTTGAAGAACGAGAATATATTCTCTATGATAAAGGCAATCGACTAACTTACATTCATTATATTGGGGTTCCTCCTAATATCAATCAAGCAGTATGTGCTGGAGAAAACATTGAGTTCCCTTATCGAGATTTATTTCTCTACTATCGCTACTTACACGAACCAGAAAAGCGTCCAGTCTTTACAAATCCTCCTAAAAATTATAATGACGCTCCAACACCAAATTTACTTACAAGAGCTTTGCGAAAACTTAGGTTAATTAACCAAGGATAA